One window of the Camelina sativa cultivar DH55 chromosome 1, Cs, whole genome shotgun sequence genome contains the following:
- the LOC104703820 gene encoding polygalacturonase QRT2-like, with translation MYEKFIILSAFFLTFLPSCFSSYPYNHRDADPFMSSDVYYETNHLHGHITRSSHTKNRHGNYAPRSSPQAFNVNSFGAKANGNDDSQAFMKAWQSACSSTGIVYIVVPNNRKYMLKPVQFSGPCKSSLIVFKIYGMIEAWENPSDYKVRRHWIVFENHVSGTRNILIQDSVIRTGDDCISIVSGSENVRATGITCGPGHGISIGSLGEGNSEAYVSNVVVNKATLIGTTNGVRIKTWQGGRGMAKNIIFQDIIMKNVTNPIIINQDYCDRVESCPEQKSAVQVSNVLYKNIQGTSSRPVAVNFACSKSIPCRGISMQNVKLVDQTQQDVSKASCSNVRLNTLGNVSPLYH, from the exons atgtatgaaaagTTCATAATCTTATCAGCATTTTTCTTAACGTTTCTCCCTTCTTGTTTCAGCAGCTACCCATACAATCATAGAGATGCTGATCCTTTCATGTCTTCCGATGTTTATTACGAAACCAATCATCTACATGGTCACATTACTCGCAGCAGTCATACGAAAAATCGCCATGGTAATTATGCTCCTAGATCTTCTCCTCAAGCTTTTAACGTCAACTCTTTTGGTGCTAAAGCCAATGGAAACGACGATTCTCAG GCGTTCATGAAAGCTTGGCAATCAGCTTGTTCGTCCACCGGAATAGTTTACATCGTGGTTCCGAATAATAGAAAATACATGCTTAAACCGGTCCAATTCTCTGGTCCATGTAAATCATCCTTGATTGTTTTTAAG ATCTACGGAATGATTGAGGCATGGGAAAATCCATCTGACTACAAGGTACGTAGGCACTGGATTGTGTTTGAAAAT CACGTTAGCGGAACTCGCAATATCTTAATTCAAGACTCTGTCATCCGTACTG GTGATGATTGTATATCGATAGTGAGTGGGTCAGAGAATGTGAGAGCGACAGGCATTACTTGCGGGCCGGGTCATGGAATCAG CATTGGAAGTTTGGGAGAAGGTAACTCAGAAGCATATGTTTCAAATGTGGTAGTCAACAAAGCGACTCTTATAGGAACCACTAATGGTGTGAGAATCAAGACTTGGCAG GGAGGACGTGGAATGGCAAAGAACATCATATTCCAAGACATCATAATGAAAAACGTTACAAACCCAATAATCATCAACCAGGACTACTGCGACCGTGTTGAATCATGCCCCGAACag AAATCGGCCGTCCAAGTGAGCAATGTGTTGTACAAAAACATACAAGGGACGAGCTCAAGACCGGTAGCTGTGAACTTTGCGTGCAGCAAGAGCATCCCATGTCGAGGAATTTCAATGCAAAACGTTAAATTGGTCGACCAAACCCAACAAGATGTCTCCAAAGCTTCTTGCTCCAATGTGAGGTTGAACACCCTAGGAAACGTTTCTCCTCTTT ATCACTGA
- the LOC104741383 gene encoding MAP3K epsilon protein kinase 2, whose amino-acid sequence MAKQMTSSQFHKSKTLDNKYMLGDEIGKGAYARVYIGLDLENGDFVAIKQVSLENIAQEDLNTIMQEIDLLKNLNHKNIVKYLGSLKTKTHLHIILEYVENGSLANIIKPNKFGPFPESLVTVYIAQVLEGLVYLHEQGVIHRDIKGANILTTKEGLVKLADFGVATKLNEADCNTHSVVGTPYWMAPEVIELSGVCAASDIWSVGCTIIELLTCVPPYYDLQPMPALYRIVQDDTPPIPDSLSPDITDFLRLCFKKDSRQRPDAKTLLSHPWIRNSRRALRSSLRLSGTIRYIKEPGSSSEKDDEGSQEVAESLSAEKMGVTKTNSRSKSPVVGVASFRSEKDQSSPDLGAEGTDSEDGLNSDQVPKLSIHDKFSRISSDAKGTSQDVIENHEKSESDEPGNLEREASEGRRTTIATKQVGKESSIQVEQLPHSFSQKGEDGLRKAPKTSSSFGGSELTRFSDPPGDASLHDLFHPLDKVPEGKPNEASTSMPTTNVNEGDSPVADGGKNDLATKLRARIAQKQMEGETGNSQDGGDLFRLMMGVLKDDVIDIDGLVFDEKMPAENLFPLQAVEFSRLVSSLRPDESEDAIVTSCQKLVAMFRQRPGQKAVFVTQHGFLPLMDLLDIPKSRIIHAMLQLINEIIKDNTDFLENACLVGLIPVVMSFAGSERGRTREIRKEAAYFLQQLCQSSSLTLQMFIACRGIPVLVGFLEADYAKHREMVHLAIDGIWQVFKLKRSTPRNVFCRIAAKNGILLRLVNTLYSLSEATQLASMSGDALIADGQTPRARSGQLDPNDPISSQRETSLSVIDHPDELKTRYGGGEEPSHAVISNSRRSDVRQSDALHPDGDRPRLSSVAPDATEDVVKQHRISLSANRTSTDKLQKMAEGASNGFPVTQPDQVRPLLSMLEKEPPSRNLSGQLDYVKHITGIERHGSRLPLLHASNEKKTNGDLDFLMAEFAEVSGRGKENGNLDTMPRYSSNMMTKKVMAIERVTSTCGIASQTASGVLSGSGVLNARPGSNTSSGSLAHTLSADVAKEYLEKVADLLLEFARADTSVKSYMCSQSLLSRLFQMFNRVEPPILLKILECTNHLSTDPNCLENLQRADAIRLLIPNLELKDGPLVNQIHHEVLSALFNLCKINKRRQEQAAENGIIPHLMLFIVSDCPLKQYALPLLCDMAHASRNSREQLRAHGGLDVYLSLLDDEYWSVIALDSIAVCLAQDIDHKVEQAFLKKDAIQKLVNFFQNCPERHFVHILEPFLKIITKSPDINKTLALYGLTPLLISRLDHQDAIARLNLLKLIKAVYEKHPKPKQLIVENDLPQKLQNLIEERRDGQRSGGQVLVKQMATSLLKALHINTVL is encoded by the exons ATGGCGAAACAGATGACGTCATCCCAGTTCCACAAATCAAAGACTCTCGACAACAAATAT ATGCTGGGAGATGAAATTGGTAAAGGAGCTTATGCTCGAGTTTATATAGGATTAGACCTGGAGAATGGAGACTTTGTTGCTATTAAACAAGTCTCTTTAGAAAATATTGCTCAAGAGGATCTTAACACCATTATG CAAGAAATCGATCTCCTTAAG AACTTGAACCATAAAAACATTGTCAAGTATCTTGGATCATTGAAGACAAAGACTCACCTTCACATTATTCTGGA ATATGTTGAGAATGGCTCTCTCGCAAACattattaaaccaaataaatttggTCCTTTCCCTGAGTCGTTGGTGACTGTTTACATTGCACAG GTCTTGGAAGGTTTAGTATATCTGCATGAGCAGGGTGTCATACATCGTGATATCAAGGGTGCAAATATTTTGACAACGAAGGAG GGACTTGTTAAGCTTGCTGACTTTGGAGTTGCCACTAAACTAAATGAGGCTGATTGTAACACTCACTCAGTGGTCGGAACTCCTTACTGGATGGCTCCTGAG GTTATTGAATTGTCAGGAGTTTGTGCTGCTTCTGACATTTGGAGTGTTGGATGCACTATTATTGAACTTTTGACATGTGTACCTCCTTACTATGATCTGCAACCCATGCCAGCCCTCTACCGCATTGTTCAG GATGATACCCCTCCTATTCCCGATAGTCTTTCTCCCGATATTACAGACTTCCTACGTCTGTGCTTCAAGAAG GATTCCAGGCAGAGGCCTGATGCGAAGACACTTCTCTCTCACCCTTGGATACGGAACTCTAGACGAGCACTGCGATCATCACTTCGGCTTAGTGGAACCATCAG ATATATTAAGGAACCTGGTTCAAGTTCAGAGAAGGATGATGAAGGTAGTCAAGAAGTAGCTGAAAGCCTTTCAGCAGAAAAAATGGGGGTGACAAAAACT AACTCGAGAAGCAAATCACCTGTGGTAGGTGTGGCGAGTTTTAGGTCTGAGAAAGATCAATCTTCACCTGATCTTGGTGCAGAAGGAACGGATTCAGAAGATGGTCTTAATTCGGATCAAGTTCCTAAATTGTCTATCCACGATAAGTTTTCTCGTATTTCTTCAGATGCAAAGGGGACATCTCAAGATGTAATAGAGAATCATGAGAAATCCGAATCTGATGAACCTGGAAATCTTGAAAGGGAAGCTTCTGAAGGTAGAAGAACTACTATAGCAACAAAGCAGGTTGGAAAAGAAAGTTCTATCCAGGTGGAGCAGTTACCGCATAGTTTTAGCCAAAAAGGTGAAGATGGGCTTCGAAAG GCTCCGAAGACTTCCTCTAGTTTTGGTGGGAGTGAACTGACTAGATTTAGTGATCCTCCTGGGGATGCTTCTTTGCATGATTTGTTTCATCCACTGGATAAAGTTCCTGAGGGAAAACCAAATGAAGCCTCAACATCAATGCCTACGACAAATGTGAACGAGGGTGATTCTCCTGTTGCAGATGGTGGAAAGAATGATCTGGCAACAAAATTGAGGGCTAGAATAGCTCAGAAGCAAATGGAGGGTGAAACGGGGAATTCACAAGATGGTGGTGATCTTTTCCGCTTAATGATGGGTGTTTTGAAAGATGATGTTATTGACATTGATGGCTTG GTATTTGATGAAAAAATGCCCGCGGAAAATCTTTTTCCTCTGCAG GCAGTCGAGTTCAGCAGATTGGTGAGCTCCTTAAGGCCAGATGAATCAGAAGATGCAATTGTAACTTCTTGTCAGAAACTTGTTGCCATGTTTCGTCAGAGACCTGGGCAGAAGGCAGTATTTGTGACACAGCATGGTTTCCTCCCTCTAATGGATCTACTTGATATTCCTAAATCTCGA aTAATACATGCCATGCTGCAACTGATAAACGAAATCATAAAAGATAACACCGACTTCCTGGAAAATGCTTGTCTCGTTGGTCTC ATTCCTGTGGTAATGAGTTTTGCTGGTTCTGAGAGGGGTCGTACTCGAGAAATTCGTAAGGAAGCAGCATACTTCTTGCAGCAGCTTTGTCAGTCAAG CTCCTTAACGTTGCAAATGTTCATAGCTTGTCGTGGAATACCTGTTTTGGTGGGATTTCTTGAAGCAGATTATGCCAAACACAG GGAGATGGTACACTTAGCTATTGATGGGATATGGCAGGTATTTAAACTCAAAAGATCCACCCCGAGAAATGTTTTCTGCCGTATAGCAGCAAAGAATGGAATTCTTCTTAGGCTAGTCAACACTCTTTATAGCTTGAGTGAGGCAACTCAACTGGCTTCTATGTCAGGGGACGCATTGATTGCGGATGGTCAAACTCCACGAGCACGCTCTGGTCAACTTGACCCTAACGATCCTATTTCTAGTCAGCGTGAAACTTCACTCAGTGTGATTGATCATCCTGATGAGTTGAAAACTAGATATGGGGGTGGTGAAGAGCCTTCTCATGCTGTGATTTCAAATTCTCGAAGGTCAGATGTCCGTCAATCAGATGCCTTGCACCCAGATGGTGATAGGCCTAGATTAAGCAGTGTTGCCCCAGATGCCACAGAAGATGTTGTAAAACAACATAGGATATCTCTCTCTGCCAATAGAACATCAACTGATAAACTTCAGAAAATGGCGGAGGGTGCGTCTAATGGTTTTCCTGTTACTCAGCCAGATCAAGTTCGACCTTTGCTTAGCATGTTGGAGAAAGAACCCCCTTCAAGAAACTTATCTGGTCAACTGGATTATGTAAAGCATATCACTGGCATAGAGAGACATGGAAGTAGACTTCCTCTTTTGCATGCGTCAAACGAAAAGAAAACCAATGGAGACCTAGATTTCTTAATGGCCGAATTTGCag AAGTCTCTGGACGTGGAAAAGAAAACGGAAATCTTGATACTATGCCTAGATATTCCAGTAACATGATGACTAAGAAGGTTATGGCTATCGAAAGAGTCACTTCGACGTGTGGGATTGCATCTCAGACAGCATCTGGTGTACTGTCAGGTTCGGGTGTTCTAAATGCTAGACCTGGAAGTAACACATCATCTGGTTCACTTGCCCATACGCTGAGTGCAGATGTTGCAAAGGAATACTTGGAGAAAGTGGCTGATCTGCTTCTCGAATTTGCTCGAGCTGATACATCAGTTAAATCATACATGTGCAGCCAAAGCTTACTCAGTCGTCTGTTCCAGATGTTCAACCGTGTTGAACCTCCTATTCTGTTGAag ATACTGGAGTGCACCAATCACTTATCGACGGATCCCAATTGCTTGGAGAATCTTCAGCGTGCAGATGCAATTAGGCTCTTGATCCCCAACCTTGAGCTTAAGGATGGGCCTCTTGTTAATCAGATCCATCACGAG GTACTTAGTGCCCTGTTCAACCTCTGTAAGATAAACAAGAGGAGGCAGGAACAAGCGGCTGAAAATGGAATCATTCCGCACCTGATGCTTTTCATCGTGTCGGATTGTCCTCTAAAACAATATGCATTGCCACTACTATGTGATATGGCTCATGCATCTCGGAATTCTAGAGAGCAGCTAAGGGCCCACGGCGGTCTGGATGTTTACCTGAGTTTACTCGATGATGAATATTGGTCAGTAATAGCCTTGGATTCAATTGCTGTTTGCTTGGCGCAAGACATTGACCACAAGGTGGAGCAGGCATTTCTCAAGAAAGATGCAATTCAGAAATTAGTTAACTTCTTCCAGAACTGCCCAGAGAGACATTTTGTGCACATATTGGAGCCATTCTTGAAGATTATCAC GAAATCACCTGATATCAATAAGACATTAGCATTATATGGATTGACCCCATTACTTATTTCAAGACTAGACCATCAAGATGCGATTGCTCGACTTAACCTCCTGAAACTCATTAAG GCTGTTTACGAGAAGCATCCAAAGCCAAAACAGCTGATCGTAGAGAATGATCTTCCTCAGAAACTGCAGAATCTGATAGAAGAACGACGCGATGGACAACGTTCAGGAGGCCAAGTTCTGGTGAAGCAAATGGCAACATCTCTCCTGAAAGCACTACACATCAACACCGTCTTGTGA
- the LOC104741564 gene encoding serine carboxypeptidase-like 27, which yields MDHSFLVIILLFTISSSWSASSYVEEQLRDRISKLPGQPSNVDFRQYSGYVTVNEERGRALFYWLVESPLTRDPKSRPLVLWLNGGPGCSSVAYGGAEEIGPFRVGSDGKTLHPKLYAWNKLANLLFLEAPAGVGFSYSNTSSDLYTTGDQRTAEDSYRFLVNWFERFPQYKHRDFYIIGESYAGHFVPQLSKLVHERNKGFKNPAINLKGFMVGNAVTDDYHDYIGTFEYWWNHGLISDSTYHQLKTSCYSVSSQHPSLQCMEALRNAELEQGNIDPYSIFTKPCNNTVELKSFLKGRYPWMSRAYDPCSERYSNVYFNRVEVQKALHANVTRLPYPWKACSDIVGNYWEDSPLSMLPIYRELITAGLKIWVFSGDTDAVVPITATRYSIDALKLATITNWYPWYDHGKVAGWSQVYKGLTLVTVAGAGHEVPLHRPRQAFILFRSFLENKPMPMT from the exons ATGGATCACTCTTTTCTTGTTATCATTCTCTTATTCACAATCTCTTCTTCATGGTCTGCTTCTTCTTATGTGGAAGAACAGCTGAGAGACAGAATCAGTAAGTTGCCTGGACAACCTAGTAATGTAGATTTTAGACAGTACTCAGGCTATGTCACTGTGAATGAAGAACGTGGAAGAGCTTTGTTCTACTGGTTGGTGGAGTCTCCGTTGACCCGTGACCCAAAGTCTAGACCTTTGGTTCTGTGGCTCAATGGTGGCCCTGGTTGTTCTTCTGTTGCTTATGGTGGTGCTGAAGAAATTGGTCCTTTTCGTGTTGGGTCTGATGGCAAAACTCTTCATCCAAAACTTTATGCTTGGAATAAAT TGGCAAACCTGCTATTCTTGGAGGCTCCAGCTGGAGTTGGTTTCTCATATTCAAACACAAGCTCAGATCTTTACACAACCGGTGATCAGAGAACTG CCGAAGACTCGTATAGATTTCTTGTCAACTGGTTTGAGAGGTTTCCACAATACAAACACAGAGACTTTTATATTATTGGAGAAAGCTATGCAG GTCATTTTGTTCCTCAGTTGTCTAAACTTGTCCATGAAAGAAACAAGGGTTTCAAGAACCCGGCTATAAACCTCAAAGGTTTTATG GTGGGAAATGCTGTTACAGATGACTATCATGATTATATAGGAACATTTGAATATTGGTGGAATCATGGTCTCATATCCGATTCCACGTATCACCAGCTAAAGACCTCGTGCTACTCAGTATCATCTCAGCATCCTTCACTACAGTGTATGGAGGCTCTGAGAAATGCCGAATTAGAGCAAGGAAATATTGATCCATATAGCATTTTCACCAAACCTTGCAACAATACTGTAGAACTTAAGAGCTTCTTAAAGGGTCGCTAT CCATGGATGTCAAGGGCTTATGATCCTTGTTCAGAGAGATATTCAAATGTGTACTTTAACCGCGTGGAAGTTCAAAAGGCTCTCCACGCAAATGTCACTCGCTTACCTTACCCTTGGAAAGCATGCAG TGACATTGTGGGAAACTATTGGGAAGATTCTCCTCTGTCTATGCTTCCTATATACAGAGAATTGATTACTGCAGGTCTCAAAATATGGGTTTTCAG TGGGGATACAGATGCGGTTGTTCCTATAACCGCTACCCGATACTCTATTGATGCACTGAAGCTAGCAACCATCACAAATTGGTACCCGTGGTACGATCATGGCAAG GTAGCTGGGTGGAGTCAAGTGTACAAAGGGCTTACATTAGTAACAGTAGCAGGAGCTGGTCATGAAGTGCCTCTACACCGTCCCCGTCAAGCCTTTATTCTTTTCAGATCCTTTTTAGAGAACAAACCAATGCCTATGACCTGA
- the LOC104741466 gene encoding glycine-rich RNA-binding protein 4, mitochondrial, with amino-acid sequence MMMRNGIELLVRRVSAISQHSVSSSFQVLPQFCTSSSSSESPSSKLFIGGLSWSVDEQSLKDAFSSFGEVAEVRIAYDKGSGRSRGFGFVDFAEKDNALSAKDAMDGKGLLGRPLRISFALERVRGGPVVVPRFGKSKRDR; translated from the exons atgatgatgagaaatgGCATTGAGCTACTGGTGAGACGAGTTTCAGCGATATCTCAACACTCAGTTTCTTCTAGCTTCCAAGTTCTTCCTCAGTTTtgcacatcttcttcttcttctgagtcGCCCAGCTCCAAGCTATTCATCGGAG GATTGTCCTGGTCTGTAGATGAGCAATCTCTCAAAGACGCTTTCTCTTCCTTTGGTGAGGTTGCCGAAG TTAGGATTGCGTACGACAAAGGAAGTGGGAGATCAAgaggatttggttttgttgattttgcagAGAAAGACAATGCTCTGTCTGCTAAAGACGCCATGGATGGAAAG GGATTATTGGGTCGGCCACTGAGGATAAGTTTTGCCCTTGAAAGAGTGCGTGGTGGTCCTGTAGTTGTTCCACGTTTTGGGAAATCAAAGAGAGACAGGTAA
- the LOC104741655 gene encoding uncharacterized protein LOC104741655: MATLGFNTTRIQTPSLPRIPKSSSFTKPIKAHHHLFSSDTLLKRYHFVSRSLPESSLSITKEQEVANEVEEDDPTSELSYLDPESDAESIKEWELDFCSRPILDSRGKKIWELVVCDASLSLQVTKYFPNNVINSITLKDAIVTITQDLGVPLPERIRFFRSQMQTIITKACKELAIKAVPSKRCLSLFLWLQERYDTVYTRHPGFQKGSLPLLSLDNPFPMNLPENLFGEKWAFVQLPYSAVREEISDFEDKFVFGATLDLDLLGIEVDENTLIPGLSVATSRAKPLAAWMNGLEVCSIEADSSKGCLILAVGISTRYVYATYKKTPVTTDEAEAWESAKKASGGLHFLAIQDDLDSDDCVGFWLLIDLPPPPV; encoded by the exons ATGGCGACGTTAGGCTTTAACACCACTCGAATCCAGACACCATCACTTCCCAGAATCCCCAAGTCCTCTTCTTTTACTAAACCCATCAAAGcccatcatcatctcttctccTCCGATACCCTTTTGAAACGCTATCATTTCGTCTCCAGGTCGTTACCTGAGAGCTCACTGTCGATTACTAAAGAACAAGAGGTAGCAAATGAAGTAGAGGAAGATGATCCAACGTCCGAACTGAGTTATCTGGATCCGGAATCCGATGCGGAGAGCATCAAAGAGTGGGAATTGGATTTTTGCTCGAGGCCTATTCTTGATTCCAGAGGGAAAAAGATTTGGGAGCTTGTGGTTTGTGATGCTTCGCTCTCCCTTCAAGTCACTAAATACTTTCCCAATAATGTCATTAATAGTATTACCCTCAAAGACGCCATTGTTACCATCACTCAAGACTTGGGTGTTCCTCTTCCTGAGAGGATTCGCTTCTTCAG GTCACAGATGCAAACTATTATCACAAAAGCTTGCAAAGAGCTTGCCATTAAGGCAGTGCCTAGTAAACGG TgtttgtctctgtttctgtggTTGCAAGAACGTTATGACACTGTGTACACGCGTCACCCCGGTTTCCAAAAGGGATCATTGCCTCTTCTGTCTCTCGACAATCCATTTCCAATGAATCTTCCGGAGAATTTGTTTGGGGAGAAATGGGCATTTGTTCAATTACCTTACTCAGCTGTTAGAGAGGAGATCTCAGACTTTGAGGACAAGTTTGTGTTTGGTGCTACCTTAGACTTGGATTTGCTTGGCATTGAAGTGGATGAAAATACACTGATTCCAGGTCTCTCTGTTGCTACTTCACGAGCTAAACCTCTGGCAG CTTGGATGAATGGGCTTGAAGTATGTTCGATTGAAGCAGACAGTTCCAAAGGATGTTTGATTCTAGCTGTTGGGATCTCAACAAGGTATGTCTATGCGACCTACAAGAAGACACCTGTTACTACTGATGAAGCTGAAGCTTGGGAATCTGCAAAGAAAGCAAGTGGTGGTTTGCATTTTCTTGCAATTCAAGATGACTTAGATTCTGATGACTGTGTTGGCTTTTGGCTTCTTATTGATTTGCCACCACCCCCTGTTTAA